From Proteiniborus sp. MB09-C3, the proteins below share one genomic window:
- a CDS encoding YkuS family protein, with the protein MKKRIVVQEGLYSLKSNLNNLGYEIVDINNNDVEAIIYMADGYDIEYHNNLANMNSGIDIANNKGAVLINATGKTTEEIDNIIKKKIYSPLFD; encoded by the coding sequence ATGAAAAAAAGGATTGTAGTACAGGAAGGATTATATAGTTTAAAAAGTAATTTAAATAATCTTGGGTACGAGATAGTTGACATCAATAATAATGATGTGGAGGCCATAATTTATATGGCAGATGGATATGACATAGAATACCATAACAATTTAGCTAATATGAACAGCGGAATAGACATAGCAAATAATAAGGGTGCTGTTTTAATTAATGCAACGGGAAAAACAACAGAAGAAATAGATAATATAATTAAAAAGAAAATATATAGTCCTTTATTTGACTGA
- a CDS encoding diacylglycerol kinase family protein produces the protein MKILFIVNPIAGTDKAKKLIPLIREKMDKTNISYSIVLTSQPKEATSLTMEGLEEGFDSIVAVGGDGTINEVAMGIIQKGYGTLGIIPGGTGNDLARSLDIPLDPEEALYSLLGGSKKHIDFGKINGRLFLNVASMGLDAEIVKRTENIKKIIKGSVAYTISLIATLVVYKPKRLTIELDEETIEMDAMLAAIANGKYYGGGMKICPMALLNDGYFHVVIVRKLNKFRLLTLFPLVFKGTHVNLTDIVKIYKSKKVKLKFDKELLLNIDGEIITAKKEVSFIIDERKIELYTNK, from the coding sequence TTGAAGATATTATTCATAGTAAACCCTATAGCAGGGACAGATAAAGCAAAAAAGCTAATACCACTTATTAGAGAAAAGATGGACAAGACCAATATAAGCTATAGTATAGTCCTGACTAGCCAACCAAAGGAAGCCACAAGCTTGACTATGGAAGGTCTGGAGGAAGGCTTCGATAGTATAGTTGCTGTAGGTGGGGATGGAACTATAAATGAAGTTGCAATGGGAATTATCCAGAAAGGATATGGAACATTGGGCATTATACCAGGAGGAACGGGAAATGATTTAGCTAGAAGTTTAGACATCCCATTAGACCCTGAGGAAGCTTTATATTCTCTATTAGGCGGATCAAAAAAACATATTGATTTTGGTAAAATCAATGGCAGGTTATTTTTAAATGTTGCCAGTATGGGTTTAGATGCAGAAATAGTAAAGCGAACTGAAAATATTAAGAAAATTATAAAAGGCAGTGTAGCTTATACAATAAGCTTAATTGCTACTTTGGTTGTATATAAGCCTAAAAGGCTTACAATAGAGCTTGATGAAGAGACTATTGAGATGGATGCTATGTTGGCTGCAATTGCAAATGGAAAATACTATGGTGGTGGAATGAAAATATGTCCAATGGCTTTATTAAATGATGGGTATTTTCATGTGGTCATTGTGAGAAAGCTAAATAAGTTTAGACTTCTTACTCTATTTCCATTAGTTTTTAAAGGAACTCATGTAAACTTAACTGATATAGTAAAAATCTATAAATCTAAAAAAGTGAAACTAAAATTTGATAAAGAGCTACTATTAAATATAGATGGTGAGATAATTACAGCAAAAAAAGAGGTAAGTTTTATAATAGATGAAAGAAAAATAGAGCTATATACAAATAAATAA
- a CDS encoding DUF4446 family protein, with product MELIFNIFTDYITEIVIVMSLLNILLLLLYITSRVRISSITKKYDRLVEGSTTHSLEGILFEHIDEIRNVKGQIIEVEKRCENIDDRLQFCLQRIGFIRYNAFNDMGSDLSFSIALLDDKLNGFVITSIYGRNESKTYAKPVVKGESSYPLSVEEMQALDRAKKQSMTS from the coding sequence ATGGAACTTATATTTAACATTTTTACTGATTATATTACAGAAATAGTCATAGTAATGTCACTGCTTAATATTCTGTTATTATTGTTATATATTACAAGCAGAGTGAGGATTTCCAGCATTACAAAAAAATATGATCGTTTAGTAGAAGGCTCTACGACACATTCTTTAGAAGGCATACTTTTTGAACATATTGATGAAATAAGAAATGTAAAGGGACAAATCATAGAAGTTGAAAAACGCTGTGAGAATATTGACGATAGGCTACAGTTTTGCTTACAGAGAATTGGCTTTATAAGATACAATGCTTTTAATGATATGGGAAGTGATTTAAGTTTCTCTATTGCATTACTGGACGACAAGCTTAATGGATTTGTCATAACCAGCATATATGGAAGAAATGAAAGCAAAACCTATGCAAAGCCAGTAGTAAAAGGAGAATCCAGTTATCCATTGTCAGTAGAGGAAATGCAAGCTTTAGATAGAGCAAAGAAACAATCCATGACTTCATAA
- a CDS encoding aminotransferase class V-fold PLP-dependent enzyme: MIYLDNAATSFPKPDIVYNSIIEAMREYGANPGRSGHKLALKAGRAIYETRELLGNFFNIENPMRIIFTSNATDGLNLAIKGLLKPEDHVITTSMEHNSVLRPLKALESIGVETTIIQCDEAGSIHIEDIEANIKSNTKLIVTTHASNVTGTIFPIKEIGSIAKKHNIIYMVDAAQTAGVYNIDVIDMNIDILAFPGHKSLLGPQGTGGVYIREGIDIVQMKEGGTGSRSDSLIQPDIYPDKFESGTPNMPGIVGLGAGIKYILDKGIDNIRDHEIKLAKTLIDGLREIDRVKIYGSCNMKRQAPVISINIGEEDSSEVSYILDQVFNIAVRPGLHCAPLAHKTVNCYEQGCIRFSVGPFNTIDDIEAAINAIKTISKEI; encoded by the coding sequence TTGATATATCTTGATAATGCGGCAACATCTTTTCCTAAACCAGATATTGTATATAATTCAATAATAGAAGCCATGAGAGAATATGGAGCAAACCCTGGCAGATCTGGACATAAGCTAGCTCTGAAGGCAGGTAGGGCTATTTATGAAACGAGAGAGCTTTTAGGTAATTTCTTTAATATAGAAAATCCAATGAGAATTATTTTTACTTCTAATGCAACTGATGGCTTAAATCTTGCAATTAAAGGACTATTAAAGCCAGAGGATCATGTAATAACCACATCTATGGAACACAATTCAGTTCTAAGACCATTAAAAGCACTAGAAAGCATTGGAGTGGAGACTACCATAATACAATGTGATGAAGCTGGGAGCATTCATATTGAAGATATTGAAGCCAATATAAAAAGTAATACAAAGCTTATTGTAACTACTCATGCTTCCAATGTTACAGGAACTATATTCCCAATAAAAGAAATTGGAAGCATAGCGAAAAAACATAATATAATATATATGGTAGATGCGGCTCAGACAGCAGGAGTATATAATATAGATGTAATAGATATGAATATTGATATATTGGCATTTCCCGGGCATAAGAGCTTGTTAGGACCCCAAGGTACGGGAGGAGTTTATATAAGGGAAGGCATAGATATAGTTCAGATGAAAGAGGGCGGGACAGGAAGCAGATCCGATTCTTTAATACAGCCTGATATCTATCCAGATAAATTTGAAAGCGGTACACCTAATATGCCTGGTATAGTGGGACTAGGCGCAGGAATAAAATATATTCTTGATAAGGGAATAGATAATATTAGGGATCATGAAATAAAACTGGCCAAAACTCTTATAGATGGACTAAGAGAAATTGATAGGGTTAAAATTTATGGATCTTGTAATATGAAAAGGCAAGCGCCTGTAATTTCTATTAATATAGGAGAAGAAGATTCTTCAGAAGTAAGCTATATACTAGATCAGGTTTTTAATATTGCTGTAAGACCAGGACTTCACTGCGCTCCCCTTGCACACAAAACTGTGAACTGCTACGAGCAGGGCTGCATCAGATTTAGTGTTGGTCCATTTAATACAATTGATGATATAGAGGCTGCTATCAATGCAATAAAAACTATTTCAAAGGAAATATGA
- the yqeB gene encoding selenium-dependent molybdenum cofactor biosynthesis protein YqeB has protein sequence MMEDIIVIRGGGDIATGVVHRLHRSGFKILILEIEKPTVIRRTVSFAQAVFDGSTVVEGVKAVKVNNKEEIYKCWEDKNLPVIIDENLNILNEIKADVLVDGILAKENLGTSKNLAPITVALGPGFEAGVDVDVVIETKRGHYLGSLIFDGFAEPNSGIPGIINGFGKERVIKSPADGIIRHVSKIGDIVKKDDIIAYVDEVPVKASIDGVLRGLIMEELEVHEGLKIADVDPRGIQEYCNSISEKARAVGGGVLEAILYLKMKRETC, from the coding sequence ATGATGGAAGATATAATTGTAATTAGAGGTGGAGGAGACATTGCAACAGGAGTAGTACACAGACTCCATAGAAGTGGATTTAAAATTTTGATTCTAGAAATAGAGAAGCCTACAGTTATCAGAAGAACCGTGTCCTTTGCTCAAGCTGTTTTCGATGGTTCTACAGTAGTTGAGGGAGTAAAGGCTGTGAAGGTAAATAATAAGGAAGAAATCTATAAATGCTGGGAAGACAAGAACCTTCCAGTTATAATTGATGAAAATCTAAATATTTTAAATGAAATTAAAGCGGATGTATTAGTAGATGGAATATTAGCTAAAGAAAATTTAGGTACAAGCAAGAACCTAGCGCCAATTACTGTAGCATTAGGGCCAGGCTTTGAGGCAGGAGTAGATGTAGATGTTGTAATTGAAACTAAAAGGGGTCACTACCTAGGCTCTTTAATATTTGACGGATTTGCGGAGCCTAACTCTGGTATTCCAGGAATAATCAATGGATTTGGAAAGGAAAGGGTAATAAAATCCCCAGCTGATGGAATCATCAGGCACGTTTCTAAAATAGGAGATATAGTGAAAAAGGACGATATCATAGCTTACGTAGATGAGGTGCCTGTAAAAGCTTCTATAGATGGTGTACTGAGAGGACTAATAATGGAGGAACTAGAAGTACATGAAGGGCTTAAAATAGCAGATGTGGATCCTAGAGGAATTCAAGAATACTGCAACTCTATTTCTGAGAAGGCAAGAGCAGTGGGTGGAGGAGTTCTGGAAGCCATATTATATTTAAAAATGAAAAGAGAAACATGCTAA
- the mocA gene encoding molybdenum cofactor cytidylyltransferase, whose product MITGIIMASGFSKRMNKDKLTLNLGGELVIEKVIKAAKESKLDEIILVYQKEHIKDIAIKYGIKTVFNSCPEKGQSESMKLGIKSSNLNTEAFMFIVGDQPLLNSRTIDMMIDAFNNDNSEILVPMYNNEKGSPTIFSSKLKDKLLEVEGDKGGRKIIEKAPHMVKYISIEDYRVGLDMDTWDEYQQLIEMEMEIEK is encoded by the coding sequence ATGATAACTGGCATAATAATGGCTTCAGGATTTTCTAAAAGAATGAATAAGGATAAATTAACTCTTAACCTTGGTGGAGAGCTGGTAATAGAGAAGGTAATAAAAGCAGCAAAGGAATCCAAGCTAGATGAAATTATATTAGTTTATCAAAAAGAACATATTAAAGATATAGCAATAAAATATGGTATAAAGACAGTTTTCAATTCGTGCCCTGAAAAAGGGCAAAGTGAATCTATGAAGCTAGGTATTAAATCATCTAATTTAAATACTGAGGCATTTATGTTTATTGTTGGGGATCAGCCCTTATTAAACTCAAGAACGATAGATATGATGATAGATGCTTTTAATAATGACAATAGTGAAATTTTAGTTCCTATGTATAATAATGAAAAAGGCAGTCCAACAATATTTTCTTCTAAATTAAAGGATAAGCTTCTTGAGGTAGAAGGAGATAAAGGTGGAAGAAAAATAATTGAAAAAGCACCTCATATGGTGAAATATATTTCTATAGAAGATTATAGAGTAGGATTAGATATGGATACTTGGGATGAATATCAGCAATTAATTGAAATGGAGATGGAGATTGAGAAATGA
- the yqeC gene encoding selenium cofactor biosynthesis protein YqeC, whose amino-acid sequence MSIIKYFDIDIGTREMISVVGGGGKTTTIFKLASELKQLDMRVLVTTTTAIYNPSTELYDDLVVLEDGQSIENGLKNGTITVLGRCISPQNKLLGVDSGFLDTIYNEDLFDFILIEADGSKGRPIKAPASHEPVIPSNTSKVIGVIGIEALGKVIDEANVHRPEIFCEVTNSRIGDVIIEEIIVKLVMAKDGLFKGASADSKKYLLFNKADNEMQMRQASLIGKMIRNKGLLINGLLAGSMANKRIKSV is encoded by the coding sequence ATGAGTATTATTAAATATTTTGATATTGATATAGGCACAAGAGAGATGATATCTGTAGTAGGTGGTGGTGGCAAGACTACTACTATCTTTAAATTAGCTTCTGAACTGAAGCAATTAGATATGAGAGTTCTTGTTACCACTACAACTGCAATATACAATCCAAGCACAGAACTATATGATGATCTAGTTGTGCTAGAAGATGGACAAAGTATTGAGAATGGCTTGAAAAATGGTACAATTACTGTTTTAGGCAGATGCATATCACCTCAAAATAAGCTTTTAGGAGTAGATAGCGGTTTTCTTGATACCATTTATAATGAAGATTTATTTGATTTTATACTTATTGAAGCTGATGGCTCTAAAGGAAGACCTATAAAAGCTCCCGCCTCTCATGAGCCTGTAATACCAAGTAATACAAGTAAAGTCATAGGTGTTATAGGAATAGAGGCATTAGGGAAGGTAATTGATGAAGCTAATGTCCATAGACCAGAGATATTTTGTGAAGTGACAAATAGTCGTATAGGAGATGTAATAATAGAAGAAATTATAGTGAAGCTAGTTATGGCGAAAGATGGGCTTTTTAAAGGGGCTTCTGCAGATAGTAAAAAATATCTGCTATTTAATAAGGCAGATAATGAAATGCAAATGAGACAAGCTAGCCTAATAGGAAAAATGATTAGGAATAAGGGCCTTTTAATAAATGGCTTATTGGCAGGGAGTATGGCTAACAAAAGAATTAAAAGTGTTTAG
- a CDS encoding molybdopterin-binding protein — protein sequence MKKVNVEVAAGLVLAHDLTKIVPGQFKGAAFKKGHIIKPEDIEILKDMGKNHINVMELTENDIHEDDAAIRIGTAISGVGVYTTQPSEGKVTIKAKERGLLKINLEALEAVNDIELIIIATMHNNTVVDKDQAVAGTRIIPLAIEKDKIERIEKICNDLGTIVSVKELKSLKAGIVVTGSEVYHGRITDKFGPVLEEKVRFYGGTALGIKYASDDTEMIQDSINSFIEQGADIILTSGGMSVDADDVTPTSIRNMSDRVITYGSPVLPGAMFMIAYRGDTPILGVPACGMYHKTTVLDLILPRIMAGEVLSRKDITSLGHGGLCLNCRVCHYPVCPFGK from the coding sequence ATGAAAAAGGTAAATGTAGAAGTAGCGGCTGGACTGGTATTAGCACATGATCTTACTAAAATAGTGCCAGGACAGTTTAAAGGCGCAGCATTTAAGAAAGGACATATTATAAAGCCAGAAGATATTGAAATATTAAAGGATATGGGTAAAAACCACATAAATGTAATGGAACTTACAGAAAACGATATCCATGAGGATGATGCAGCCATTAGAATAGGAACAGCCATATCTGGGGTCGGAGTTTATACTACCCAGCCTTCTGAAGGAAAAGTAACTATCAAAGCTAAGGAAAGGGGACTTTTAAAAATAAACCTAGAAGCCTTAGAAGCTGTCAATGATATAGAGTTAATCATCATTGCAACTATGCATAATAATACTGTAGTTGATAAAGACCAAGCAGTTGCAGGAACAAGAATAATACCTCTTGCTATTGAAAAAGATAAAATTGAAAGAATCGAGAAAATTTGCAATGATTTAGGAACTATAGTTTCTGTGAAGGAGCTTAAGTCTCTAAAGGCAGGCATAGTAGTTACAGGCTCAGAGGTTTACCATGGTAGGATAACAGATAAGTTTGGTCCAGTATTAGAGGAAAAAGTGAGATTTTATGGGGGAACAGCATTAGGCATTAAATATGCATCAGACGATACTGAAATGATACAAGACTCTATAAATTCATTCATAGAGCAGGGTGCTGATATTATACTTACATCAGGTGGTATGTCAGTAGATGCAGATGACGTAACTCCCACATCTATTAGAAATATGTCAGACAGAGTAATCACATACGGTTCACCAGTATTGCCAGGAGCTATGTTTATGATTGCATATAGGGGAGACACTCCTATACTTGGAGTTCCTGCCTGTGGAATGTATCACAAAACAACAGTGTTAGACTTGATTTTACCTAGAATAATGGCAGGAGAAGTTCTTTCGAGAAAAGATATAACAAGTCTAGGACATGGAGGGCTTTGCTTAAATTGCAGAGTATGCCACTATCCAGTATGTCCCTTTGGGAAGTAG
- the ade gene encoding adenine deaminase: MRSEIKQKIDLAYGRIKSELVLKNARIVNVFSHEIVDGDIAIHQGKIVGIGNYAGEAEVDLEGRFVAPGLIDGHVHIESSMVSPTQFARAVVPRGTTTIIADPHEIANVKGIEGIKYMLEASEDLPLNAYFMLPSCVPATSFETSGAKLLADDLAELINHERVLGLGELMNYPGVIGGDEEIVDKIRLAREHNKLIDGHGPEIKDKELNAYVAAGVLTEHECSTVEEMLNRLRLGMYILIRQGSAARNLKELVRGLKRENMRRCLFCTDDKHPEDILLTGHIDNNVRLAIRNGIDPISAIQMATINAAQCYRLKNIGAIAPGYNADLIIVDDLKDFNVLQVYKDGKLVGDNKEPLFDVKDFDSSNVTDTVRIKAVIKDDLKISIDNDIANVIRLLPHSLVTQKVVRKVDVENREFKNNKNLDILKLAVIERHNATGNVGLGLVEDFRLKNGAIALTIAHDSHNLIAIGDNDEDMLLAINEVARVGGGIAIVSKGNVQRTLRLPIAGIMSDESMEKVNEKLAEMLNIAYEQLGVNTDIDPFMTLSFLALPVIPELKVTDIGLFDVSRFDFIDLSIEE, from the coding sequence ATGAGATCGGAAATCAAGCAAAAAATAGATTTAGCATACGGTAGAATAAAATCAGAGCTGGTTCTTAAAAATGCTAGAATTGTAAATGTATTTTCTCATGAAATAGTTGATGGAGATATAGCCATACATCAAGGGAAGATAGTCGGTATAGGTAATTATGCCGGTGAAGCAGAGGTAGATTTAGAAGGCAGGTTTGTGGCACCTGGGCTTATTGATGGTCATGTTCATATAGAATCTTCCATGGTATCTCCTACGCAGTTTGCTAGGGCCGTGGTACCAAGAGGGACTACAACAATAATTGCAGACCCACATGAGATAGCTAATGTAAAAGGGATAGAAGGAATCAAGTATATGCTTGAGGCAAGTGAGGACTTACCATTAAATGCATACTTCATGCTTCCTTCATGTGTACCTGCCACATCTTTTGAAACATCTGGGGCAAAGCTATTGGCTGATGATCTAGCTGAATTAATTAATCATGAAAGAGTATTGGGTCTTGGGGAACTTATGAATTATCCAGGAGTTATTGGTGGAGATGAAGAAATAGTTGATAAAATTAGACTAGCTAGAGAGCATAACAAGCTAATAGATGGTCATGGGCCTGAAATAAAGGATAAAGAATTAAATGCTTATGTAGCGGCAGGAGTATTGACAGAACATGAGTGTTCAACAGTAGAAGAAATGCTCAATAGACTTAGATTAGGAATGTATATTCTAATTAGGCAAGGATCTGCTGCTAGAAATCTTAAGGAATTAGTTAGAGGATTAAAAAGAGAGAATATGAGAAGGTGCTTATTCTGTACAGATGATAAGCATCCAGAGGATATATTATTAACTGGACACATAGATAACAATGTAAGGCTTGCCATAAGAAATGGCATCGACCCAATCTCTGCTATTCAGATGGCTACCATAAATGCGGCTCAGTGTTATAGACTAAAAAATATTGGAGCCATAGCTCCCGGGTATAATGCAGATTTAATAATAGTAGATGACCTTAAGGATTTCAATGTGCTGCAAGTATATAAAGATGGAAAACTAGTTGGAGATAATAAAGAGCCCTTATTTGATGTGAAAGATTTTGACAGCTCAAATGTCACTGATACAGTAAGGATTAAGGCAGTAATTAAGGATGACCTAAAAATCTCAATAGACAATGATATAGCAAATGTTATAAGGCTACTTCCCCATAGTCTAGTTACTCAGAAGGTAGTTAGAAAAGTTGATGTAGAGAATAGGGAATTTAAGAATAACAAGAATCTAGACATATTAAAGCTTGCTGTTATTGAAAGGCATAATGCTACAGGAAATGTTGGATTAGGTCTTGTTGAAGATTTTAGGCTGAAAAATGGAGCAATAGCATTAACAATAGCTCACGATTCTCACAATCTGATTGCTATTGGGGATAATGACGAAGATATGCTATTAGCAATAAATGAAGTTGCTAGAGTTGGAGGCGGCATTGCTATAGTCTCAAAAGGAAATGTTCAAAGAACTTTAAGGCTGCCTATAGCTGGGATTATGTCAGATGAATCAATGGAGAAAGTAAATGAAAAGCTGGCAGAGATGTTAAATATAGCATATGAACAGCTTGGAGTAAATACAGACATTGATCCATTTATGACATTATCATTTTTAGCTTTGCCAGTTATTCCAGAGCTTAAGGTTACAGATATAGGGCTATTTGATGTTTCGAGATTTGACTTTATTGACTTATCAATAGAAGAGTAA
- a CDS encoding molybdopterin cofactor-binding domain-containing protein, which yields MKKRGIGFATMFYGTGYGNGFPDVSTAVAELKKDGKIVIYVGATEVGQGAKTIMSQIPAEVLGVKVEDIIFICEDTSITPDAGTAAASRQTYNTGNAIKKAAEALRDEIIKIAVEMLEVNSDTGLVIKEGSVYIKTFPSKKVAFTEIAEKIGDELLRKEATFIAHSTKMDEETGQGSPYWPYTFGACGVEVEVDTETGYVEIIKATVAQDVGKAINPTLIEGQIDGGFAMGYGYAILENLNVVKGHIKNNRFTNYLIPTAMDMPEVDKIIVEDPESTGPFGAKGIGEPVMIYVAPAILNAIYNAVGIRMTEIPVTPEKLLKALNENK from the coding sequence ATGAAAAAACGAGGTATAGGATTTGCAACTATGTTTTATGGAACGGGATACGGCAATGGCTTTCCAGACGTTTCAACTGCTGTTGCTGAGCTAAAAAAAGATGGAAAGATAGTCATATACGTTGGAGCTACAGAAGTTGGGCAAGGTGCAAAGACGATAATGAGTCAAATACCAGCAGAGGTTTTAGGTGTAAAAGTAGAAGATATAATTTTCATATGTGAGGACACAAGCATTACACCAGATGCAGGTACAGCAGCGGCTAGCAGGCAAACATATAATACTGGTAATGCAATAAAAAAAGCTGCGGAGGCTTTAAGAGATGAAATAATCAAAATCGCAGTTGAAATGCTGGAAGTAAACAGCGATACAGGCTTAGTAATTAAGGAAGGAAGTGTATATATCAAAACCTTCCCAAGCAAAAAAGTAGCTTTTACAGAAATAGCTGAAAAAATAGGTGATGAATTATTAAGAAAAGAAGCTACTTTTATAGCACATTCTACCAAAATGGATGAAGAAACAGGTCAGGGCTCACCATACTGGCCATATACCTTTGGAGCATGTGGAGTAGAAGTTGAAGTAGATACAGAAACAGGATATGTTGAAATAATAAAGGCTACAGTTGCTCAAGACGTTGGTAAGGCCATAAATCCTACATTGATAGAAGGACAGATAGATGGTGGCTTTGCAATGGGCTATGGCTATGCAATATTAGAAAATTTAAATGTTGTAAAAGGACATATAAAGAACAATAGGTTTACAAACTATTTAATACCTACTGCCATGGATATGCCAGAGGTAGATAAGATTATAGTAGAGGACCCAGAATCTACTGGACCCTTTGGAGCAAAGGGAATTGGGGAGCCTGTAATGATATACGTTGCTCCAGCAATATTAAATGCCATATATAATGCGGTAGGTATTAGAATGACCGAAATACCAGTTACACCTGAAAAACTGCTTAAGGCTTTGAATGAAAATAAATAA
- a CDS encoding molybdopterin cofactor-binding domain-containing protein, with the protein MKLDVVGRSLIRVDGLSKVTGKAIYPQDIYMEGMLYGKTLRSTKPHAYFKLDITEALKIDGVVKILTAEDVPGHNSHGVLFKDHEVLCNKKVRRVGDPMAFVVAESEKIGDEALKAIKVEYEELEALFDPSEAMKETAPQIHEGNSNIVYHYKLRKGNIEEAFKECHVLVENEYFVPMVDHAFLQPEAGIAYMEEDGTVVVAVATQYPHFDQIEVAEALGIPTERIKIINPAVGGAFGGREDITMQIHLAMAAKITGKPVKAIYSREESFEAHSKRHSVKMKYKTGATKEGKLLAMEATLIGDTGAYASWAINVMRKSGVHATGPYEIPNVKVDSYSIYTNNPFAGAMRGFGAAQVPIAYEQQMDMLAEKLNIDPVTFRLKNIFRVGSETATGQLLDESVPLDRCIEEVEKNMNFIERFKGGVAQ; encoded by the coding sequence GTGAAGCTAGATGTAGTAGGGAGAAGCTTAATTAGAGTAGATGGACTTTCTAAGGTTACAGGAAAAGCCATATACCCTCAGGACATATACATGGAAGGAATGCTCTATGGCAAAACTTTAAGATCTACAAAACCTCATGCATATTTTAAATTAGACATTACGGAAGCATTAAAGATAGATGGAGTAGTAAAAATACTGACTGCAGAGGACGTACCAGGACACAACAGCCATGGAGTACTGTTTAAGGATCATGAAGTTCTTTGCAATAAAAAAGTGAGGAGAGTCGGGGATCCAATGGCTTTTGTGGTAGCTGAATCAGAAAAGATAGGAGATGAAGCATTAAAAGCTATAAAGGTTGAGTATGAAGAGTTAGAGGCTTTATTTGATCCTTCTGAAGCAATGAAGGAAACTGCTCCGCAGATACATGAAGGAAACAGCAACATAGTATATCACTATAAGCTTAGAAAAGGAAACATTGAAGAAGCCTTTAAAGAATGTCATGTCTTAGTGGAAAATGAGTATTTTGTGCCAATGGTTGATCATGCATTTTTACAGCCTGAAGCTGGAATTGCATATATGGAGGAGGATGGTACAGTAGTTGTAGCAGTTGCAACACAATATCCTCATTTTGATCAGATAGAAGTAGCCGAAGCCTTAGGCATACCAACTGAAAGGATTAAAATAATCAATCCAGCTGTGGGTGGAGCTTTTGGTGGAAGAGAAGATATTACTATGCAGATACATCTGGCAATGGCGGCAAAAATTACTGGCAAGCCAGTGAAAGCTATATATTCAAGAGAAGAGTCATTTGAAGCTCACAGCAAAAGACACTCTGTAAAAATGAAATATAAAACTGGTGCTACAAAGGAAGGAAAGCTGCTAGCTATGGAAGCAACTCTAATAGGAGATACAGGTGCCTATGCTTCTTGGGCTATAAATGTTATGAGAAAATCCGGAGTTCATGCTACTGGTCCTTATGAAATACCAAATGTAAAGGTTGATAGCTATTCTATATATACTAACAATCCATTTGCAGGAGCTATGAGAGGCTTTGGTGCAGCTCAAGTACCAATTGCATATGAGCAGCAAATGGATATGTTGGCAGAGAAGCTCAACATTGATCCAGTGACATTTAGATTAAAAAACATATTTAGAGTAGGTTCAGAAACGGCTACAGGACAATTATTGGATGAAAGTGTTCCACTAGATAGATGTATAGAAGAAGTGGAAAAGAATATGAACTTTATAGAAAGATTCAAAGGTGGTGTAGCCCAATGA